The following proteins come from a genomic window of Parambassis ranga chromosome 4, fParRan2.1, whole genome shotgun sequence:
- the LOC114434133 gene encoding mast cell protease 3-like has product MTVIVLLLLFLITGGADGSRIVGGRESAPHSRPYMASLQSRGSHFCGGALVRADFVVTAAHCPTPDRVVLGAHSLRDNEQTKQVFRVVRAFRHPDYNMLLNDIQLLKLDRSAQLTPAVQTIPIRPGTPITGRQCLTAGWGYIDNNRKSPDKLQEIDVFIINQGTCQTRWPFLAQSMICAMPTGAFRGACNGDSGGPMVCDGGVAGVVSFGGSVCGDPNTPNVYTRVSSFRDWITSVLNRN; this is encoded by the exons ATGACTGTCATAGTCCTTCTCCTGCTGTTCCTGATCACTGGTG gaGCTGATGGCTCACGTATTGTTGGAGGCAGAGAATCTGCCCCACACTCACGCCCATACATGGCCTCACTGCAGTCCCGAGGAAGTCATTTCTGTGGAGGAGCACTGGTGAGAGCGGACTTTGTGGTGACAGCAGCACATTGTCCAAC ACCGGACAGAGTTGTTCTTGGAGCTCATTCCCTGAGAGACAATGAACAGACAAAGCAGGTGTTCCGTGTCGTCAGAGCATTCAGGCACCCTGATTACAATATGCTTTTGAATGACATCCAGCTCCTAAAG CTTGACCGCAGTGCCCAACTGACTCCAGCAGTGCAGACGATCCCAATCAGACCTGGCACACCGATCACAGGGCGTCAGTGCCTCACAGCTGGCTGGGGGTACATAGATAACAATCGAAAATCCCCAGACAAGCTTCAGGAAATTGACGTCTTCATCATCAATCAAGGAACATGTCAAACGAGATGGCCATTTCTCGCCCAGTCAATGATTTGTGCTATGCCAACTGGGGCCTTTCGAGGCGCATGCAAT GGGGACTCTGGTGGTCCAATGGTGTGTGATGGTGGTGTAGCTGGTGTTGTCTCTTTCGGTGGGAGCGTTTGTGGAGACCCCAACACCCCTAATGTCTACACACGCGTATCATCCTTCAGGGATTGGATTACAAGTGTATTAAACAGAAATTAG